A genomic region of Chaetodon auriga isolate fChaAug3 chromosome 11, fChaAug3.hap1, whole genome shotgun sequence contains the following coding sequences:
- the herc4 gene encoding putative E3 ubiquitin-protein ligase HERC4 isoform X3 — translation MLCWGNASYGQLGLGGIDEEIVVEPRKCGFFHGKKVCDVGCGHRHTAFLLEDGTVYTCGCNDLGQLGHEKSRKKPEQVVALDAQIIVAVSCGESHTLALNDKGQVFSWGRGSDGQLGLNNFEECVRVPRNIKSLSDVQIAQVACGHWHSHALSRGGQVFSWGQNRYGQLGLGMNGQSISTPQIIQSLQGIPFAQISAGGAHSFALTLSGAVFGWGRNKFGQLGLNDSNDRSFPALLKSLRSQRVIYISCGEDHTAVLTKLRGVFTFGAGGYGQLGHNSTNHEINPRKVFELMGNVVTQISCGRQHTLAFTPSSGKMYSFGLGGNGQLGTRSTCNRKSPAPVKSPFIDCNTPTDTDLEQGCCVKRIYAGGDQSFAHYYTANTLQNTDDVRIQDSHRKICTLNENIIQKWLNHSPGRLPQEMSNEIDLVFSSASCLNGSFLSSSHPDHYSTSSKCSGVDMNMARLLFHRVVQQDHPEMAQQIAASLEKNLLPRLSNSPPDIEALRLYLTLPECPLFSERHNYVTITIPFAKSLISLKEAPLKVLGNWWSAFEPRVFQRLVELYKEVVVYLLQMHKVGIPAVEQRIFTCFLDTSLRLLELLHMVSERAGHIIQYDKFYIHELDDLIDIRNDYVTWIQRQMYPLGHDGVVTLCRYPFVFDAQAKTTLLQTDAVIQMQMAVDQAQMQNFSSMFLPAVESVNPCLILIVRRENIVGDTMEVLRKSKNVDYKKPLKVIFVGEEAVDAGGVRKEFFLLIMKELLDPKYGMFRYYEESRLIWFSNKTFEDIDLFNLIGVICGLAIYNLTIVELHFPVALYKKLLKRKPTLDDLKELMPDVGRSLQELLDYTEDDLEEIFCLNFTITEENYGATEVLELIPNGEDINVNKSNRQEFVNAYVDYVFNTSVAPLFECFYAGFHKVCGGKVLELFQPNELQAMVIGNTTYDWMELQKSTEYKGEYWADHPTIKLFWEVFHDLPLEKKKQFLLFLTGSDRIPILGMKSLKLVIQPTGGGEHYLPVAHTCFNLLDLPKYTSLETLREKLIQAIDHNQGFNLA, via the exons ATGTTGTGCTGGGGAAATGCTTCCTACGGACAGTTAGGCTTGGGTGGGATTGATGAAGAGATTGTGGTTGAACCACGAAAATGTGGATTCTTCCACGGGAAGAAAGTGTGTGATGTGGGGTgtggccacagacacacagccttTCTGCTGGAGGATGGGACAGTGTACACCTGTGGCTGCAATGATCTAGGGCAGCTGGGACATGAGAAGTCCAGAAAGAAACCAG aACAGGTTGTGGCTCTGGATGCACAGATCATTGTGGCAGTGTCATGCGGGGAGTCCCACACACTCGCCCTGAATGACAAGGGGCAGGTTTTCTCATGGGGTCGGGGCTCAGATGGACAACTGGGCCTAAATAACTTTGAAGAATGTGTTCGTGTGCCTCG aaacatcaagaGTTTGTCAGATGTACAAATTGCTCAGGTAGCCTGTGGTCACTGGCATTCCCATGCACTTTCAAGAG GAGGCCAGGTCTTCTCCTGGGGCCAGAATCGATATGGACAGCTCGGCCTGGGCATGAACGGACAGAGCATTTCCACGCCCCAAATCATTCAGTCTCTGCAGGGTATTCCTTTTGCCCAGATATCGGCGGGTGGTGCTCACAGCTTCGCCCTCACTCTCTCAGGAGCCGTGTTTGGTTGGGGGCGCAACAAGTTTGGTCAGCTGGGTCTTAATGACAGCAATG ATCGGTCTTTCCCAGCCCTGCTGAAGTCCCTTAGGTCGCAGAGAGTGATTTACATCTCCTGTGGAGAGGATCACACAGCTGTACTGACCAAGTTAA GGGGTGTGTTTACATTCGGAGCAGGAGGATACGGACAGCTCGGTCACAACTCGACAAACCATGAAATCAACCCGAGGAAAGTGTTTGAgctcatgggaaatgtagtcacCCAGATTTCATGTGGAAG GCAGCACACGTTGGCCTTCACGCCCTCCTCTGGAAAGATGTACTCGTTTGGGCTCGGTGGTAACGGGCAGCTTGGTACTCGCTCCACTTGCAACAGAAAAAGCCCCGCCCCTGTCAAAAGCCCCTTCATAGACTGCAATACTCCAACAGATACAG ACTTGGAGCAGGGCTGTTGTGTCAAGAGGATTTACGCCGGAGGAGACCAGAGCTTTGCTCACTATTACACTGCCAAT ACGCTCCAGAACACAGATGATGTGAGGATACAAGATTCCCACAGAAAGATTTGCACCTTAAATGAGAACATCATACAGAAATGGTTGAATCACTCACCGGGACGACTCCCACAAGAAATGTCCAA TGAGATTGACCTCGTGTTCTCTTCAGCAAGCTGCCTCAACGGATCTTTTCTGTCATCGAG TCACCCCGATCACTACAGTACCAGCAGCAAATGTTCAGGGGTGGATATGAACATGGCTCGCCTGCTGTTTCACAGAGTGGTCCAACAAGATCACCCTGAGATGGCTCAGCAG ATTGCTGCCAGCCTGGAGAAGAACCTGCTTCCCAGACTAAGTAACTCTCCTCCGGACATTGAAGCGCTGAGACTCTACCTCACTCTCCCAGAATGCCCTCTCTTCAGCGAACGACACAATTATGTGACGATCACCATCCCATTCGCCAAATCGCTCATCAGCCTTAAAGAGGCTCCGCTGAAGGTGCTAG GAAACTGGTGGTCTGCGTTTGAGCCCAGAGTCTTCCAGCGGCTGGTGGAGCTGTACAAGGAAGTGGTGGTGTATCTGCTTCAGATGCATAAGGTGGGCATCCCCGCAGTGGAGCAGAGGATTTTCACCTGCTTCCTGGACACGTCCCTCCGACTCCTGGAGCTCTTGCACATG GTGAGCGAGAGAGCGGGACACATCATTCAGTATGATAAATTCTACATCCATGAGTTGGATGACCTGATAGACATCAGAAATGACTACGTCACGTGGATTCAGAGGCAGATGTATCCGCTG GGTCATGATGGTGTGGTGACTCTGTGCAGGTATCCCTTTGTGTTTGATGCCCAAGCGAAGACAACGCTGCTTCAGACTGATGCTGTCATACAGATGCAG ATGGCTGTGGACCAGGCACAGATGCAGAACTTCAGCTCCATGTTCCTGCCCGCAGTGGAGTCGGTCAACCCGTGCCTCATCCTCATCGTTCGGAGGGAAAATATTGTTGGAGACACGATGGAAGTCCTCAGGAAGTCGAAGAATGTTGACTACAAGAAACCTCTCAAG gtgATTTTCGTAGGAGAGGAGGCCGTCGACGCAGGAGGCGTGAGGAAGGAGTTCTTCCTCCTGATCATGAAAGAGCTGCTGGATCCAAAATACGGGATGTTTCGTTACTACGAGGAGTCCAGGCTCATCTGGTTTTCAAACAAG ACCTTCGAGGACATTGACTTGTTCAACCTCATCGGGGTCATCTGCGGTCTGGCCATCTACAACCTCACTATCGTGGAGCTCCACTTCCCCGTGGCCCTTTACAAGAAGCTTCTGAAGAGGAAGCCAACGCTAGATGACCTTAAAGAGCTAATGCCAGATGTGGGAAG GAGTCTGCAGGAGTTACTGGACTACACGGAAGATGACCTTGAGGAGATCTTCTGCTTGAACTTCACA ATCACAGAGGAGAACTATGGTGCCACAGAGGTCTTGGAACTAATACCTAATGGTGAAGACATCAATGTCAACAAATCAAACAG GCAGGAATTTGTCAATGCATATGTAGACTATGTTTTCAACACATCAGTGGCCCCGCTGTTTGAGTGCTTCTATGCAGGCTTCCACAAGGTGTGCGGTGGAAAAGTTCTTGAGCTGTTCCAGCCAAATGAACTGCAAGCCATGGTCATTGGCAACACCACCTACGACTGGATGGAGCTCCAAAAG AGTACTGAATACAAAGGGGAGTACTGGGCTGACCATCCCACCATCAAGCTCTTCTGGGAGGTGTTCCACGATCTTCCTTTAGAGAAGAAAAAGCAGTTTCTGT TGTTCCTCACAGGAAGCGACCGCATACCCATCTTGGGCATGAAAAGCCTGAAGCTGGTGATCCAGCCCACCGGTGGAGGGGAGCATTACTTACCTGTTGCTCACACCTGCTTCAACCTGCTGGACCTGCCCAAGTACACAAGTCTAGAAACACTCCGTGAGAAGCTTATACAGGCCATAGATCACAATCAAGGCTTTAATCTcgcctga
- the herc4 gene encoding putative E3 ubiquitin-protein ligase HERC4 isoform X1, which yields MLCWGNASYGQLGLGGIDEEIVVEPRKCGFFHGKKVCDVGCGHRHTAFLLEDGTVYTCGCNDLGQLGHEKSRKKPEQVVALDAQIIVAVSCGESHTLALNDKGQVFSWGRGSDGQLGLNNFEECVRVPRNIKSLSDVQIAQVACGHWHSHALSRGGQVFSWGQNRYGQLGLGMNGQSISTPQIIQSLQGIPFAQISAGGAHSFALTLSGAVFGWGRNKFGQLGLNDSNDRSFPALLKSLRSQRVIYISCGEDHTAVLTKEGGVFTFGAGGYGQLGHNSTNHEINPRKVFELMGNVVTQISCGRQHTLAFTPSSGKMYSFGLGGNGQLGTRSTCNRKSPAPVKSPFIDCNTPTDTDLEQGCCVKRIYAGGDQSFAHYYTANTLQNTDDVRIQDSHRKICTLNENIIQKWLNHSPGRLPQEMSNEIDLVFSSASCLNGSFLSSSHPDHYSTSSKCSGVDMNMARLLFHRVVQQDHPEMAQQIAASLEKNLLPRLSNSPPDIEALRLYLTLPECPLFSERHNYVTITIPFAKSLISLKEAPLKVLGNWWSAFEPRVFQRLVELYKEVVVYLLQMHKVGIPAVEQRIFTCFLDTSLRLLELLHMVSERAGHIIQYDKFYIHELDDLIDIRNDYVTWIQRQMYPLVRPLLPQFTLLHSSTVGRLDEPLFMPLCPQGHDGVVTLCRYPFVFDAQAKTTLLQTDAVIQMQMAVDQAQMQNFSSMFLPAVESVNPCLILIVRRENIVGDTMEVLRKSKNVDYKKPLKVIFVGEEAVDAGGVRKEFFLLIMKELLDPKYGMFRYYEESRLIWFSNKTFEDIDLFNLIGVICGLAIYNLTIVELHFPVALYKKLLKRKPTLDDLKELMPDVGRSLQELLDYTEDDLEEIFCLNFTITEENYGATEVLELIPNGEDINVNKSNRQEFVNAYVDYVFNTSVAPLFECFYAGFHKVCGGKVLELFQPNELQAMVIGNTTYDWMELQKSTEYKGEYWADHPTIKLFWEVFHDLPLEKKKQFLLFLTGSDRIPILGMKSLKLVIQPTGGGEHYLPVAHTCFNLLDLPKYTSLETLREKLIQAIDHNQGFNLA from the exons ATGTTGTGCTGGGGAAATGCTTCCTACGGACAGTTAGGCTTGGGTGGGATTGATGAAGAGATTGTGGTTGAACCACGAAAATGTGGATTCTTCCACGGGAAGAAAGTGTGTGATGTGGGGTgtggccacagacacacagccttTCTGCTGGAGGATGGGACAGTGTACACCTGTGGCTGCAATGATCTAGGGCAGCTGGGACATGAGAAGTCCAGAAAGAAACCAG aACAGGTTGTGGCTCTGGATGCACAGATCATTGTGGCAGTGTCATGCGGGGAGTCCCACACACTCGCCCTGAATGACAAGGGGCAGGTTTTCTCATGGGGTCGGGGCTCAGATGGACAACTGGGCCTAAATAACTTTGAAGAATGTGTTCGTGTGCCTCG aaacatcaagaGTTTGTCAGATGTACAAATTGCTCAGGTAGCCTGTGGTCACTGGCATTCCCATGCACTTTCAAGAG GAGGCCAGGTCTTCTCCTGGGGCCAGAATCGATATGGACAGCTCGGCCTGGGCATGAACGGACAGAGCATTTCCACGCCCCAAATCATTCAGTCTCTGCAGGGTATTCCTTTTGCCCAGATATCGGCGGGTGGTGCTCACAGCTTCGCCCTCACTCTCTCAGGAGCCGTGTTTGGTTGGGGGCGCAACAAGTTTGGTCAGCTGGGTCTTAATGACAGCAATG ATCGGTCTTTCCCAGCCCTGCTGAAGTCCCTTAGGTCGCAGAGAGTGATTTACATCTCCTGTGGAGAGGATCACACAGCTGTACTGACCAAG GAAGGGGGTGTGTTTACATTCGGAGCAGGAGGATACGGACAGCTCGGTCACAACTCGACAAACCATGAAATCAACCCGAGGAAAGTGTTTGAgctcatgggaaatgtagtcacCCAGATTTCATGTGGAAG GCAGCACACGTTGGCCTTCACGCCCTCCTCTGGAAAGATGTACTCGTTTGGGCTCGGTGGTAACGGGCAGCTTGGTACTCGCTCCACTTGCAACAGAAAAAGCCCCGCCCCTGTCAAAAGCCCCTTCATAGACTGCAATACTCCAACAGATACAG ACTTGGAGCAGGGCTGTTGTGTCAAGAGGATTTACGCCGGAGGAGACCAGAGCTTTGCTCACTATTACACTGCCAAT ACGCTCCAGAACACAGATGATGTGAGGATACAAGATTCCCACAGAAAGATTTGCACCTTAAATGAGAACATCATACAGAAATGGTTGAATCACTCACCGGGACGACTCCCACAAGAAATGTCCAA TGAGATTGACCTCGTGTTCTCTTCAGCAAGCTGCCTCAACGGATCTTTTCTGTCATCGAG TCACCCCGATCACTACAGTACCAGCAGCAAATGTTCAGGGGTGGATATGAACATGGCTCGCCTGCTGTTTCACAGAGTGGTCCAACAAGATCACCCTGAGATGGCTCAGCAG ATTGCTGCCAGCCTGGAGAAGAACCTGCTTCCCAGACTAAGTAACTCTCCTCCGGACATTGAAGCGCTGAGACTCTACCTCACTCTCCCAGAATGCCCTCTCTTCAGCGAACGACACAATTATGTGACGATCACCATCCCATTCGCCAAATCGCTCATCAGCCTTAAAGAGGCTCCGCTGAAGGTGCTAG GAAACTGGTGGTCTGCGTTTGAGCCCAGAGTCTTCCAGCGGCTGGTGGAGCTGTACAAGGAAGTGGTGGTGTATCTGCTTCAGATGCATAAGGTGGGCATCCCCGCAGTGGAGCAGAGGATTTTCACCTGCTTCCTGGACACGTCCCTCCGACTCCTGGAGCTCTTGCACATG GTGAGCGAGAGAGCGGGACACATCATTCAGTATGATAAATTCTACATCCATGAGTTGGATGACCTGATAGACATCAGAAATGACTACGTCACGTGGATTCAGAGGCAGATGTATCCGCTGGTGAGGCCGCTGCTCCCACAATTCACTTTGTTACATTCGTCTACGGTCGGGCGTCTGGATGAACCATTGTTTATGCCTCTGTGTCCTCAGGGTCATGATGGTGTGGTGACTCTGTGCAGGTATCCCTTTGTGTTTGATGCCCAAGCGAAGACAACGCTGCTTCAGACTGATGCTGTCATACAGATGCAG ATGGCTGTGGACCAGGCACAGATGCAGAACTTCAGCTCCATGTTCCTGCCCGCAGTGGAGTCGGTCAACCCGTGCCTCATCCTCATCGTTCGGAGGGAAAATATTGTTGGAGACACGATGGAAGTCCTCAGGAAGTCGAAGAATGTTGACTACAAGAAACCTCTCAAG gtgATTTTCGTAGGAGAGGAGGCCGTCGACGCAGGAGGCGTGAGGAAGGAGTTCTTCCTCCTGATCATGAAAGAGCTGCTGGATCCAAAATACGGGATGTTTCGTTACTACGAGGAGTCCAGGCTCATCTGGTTTTCAAACAAG ACCTTCGAGGACATTGACTTGTTCAACCTCATCGGGGTCATCTGCGGTCTGGCCATCTACAACCTCACTATCGTGGAGCTCCACTTCCCCGTGGCCCTTTACAAGAAGCTTCTGAAGAGGAAGCCAACGCTAGATGACCTTAAAGAGCTAATGCCAGATGTGGGAAG GAGTCTGCAGGAGTTACTGGACTACACGGAAGATGACCTTGAGGAGATCTTCTGCTTGAACTTCACA ATCACAGAGGAGAACTATGGTGCCACAGAGGTCTTGGAACTAATACCTAATGGTGAAGACATCAATGTCAACAAATCAAACAG GCAGGAATTTGTCAATGCATATGTAGACTATGTTTTCAACACATCAGTGGCCCCGCTGTTTGAGTGCTTCTATGCAGGCTTCCACAAGGTGTGCGGTGGAAAAGTTCTTGAGCTGTTCCAGCCAAATGAACTGCAAGCCATGGTCATTGGCAACACCACCTACGACTGGATGGAGCTCCAAAAG AGTACTGAATACAAAGGGGAGTACTGGGCTGACCATCCCACCATCAAGCTCTTCTGGGAGGTGTTCCACGATCTTCCTTTAGAGAAGAAAAAGCAGTTTCTGT TGTTCCTCACAGGAAGCGACCGCATACCCATCTTGGGCATGAAAAGCCTGAAGCTGGTGATCCAGCCCACCGGTGGAGGGGAGCATTACTTACCTGTTGCTCACACCTGCTTCAACCTGCTGGACCTGCCCAAGTACACAAGTCTAGAAACACTCCGTGAGAAGCTTATACAGGCCATAGATCACAATCAAGGCTTTAATCTcgcctga
- the herc4 gene encoding putative E3 ubiquitin-protein ligase HERC4 isoform X2, with protein MLCWGNASYGQLGLGGIDEEIVVEPRKCGFFHGKKVCDVGCGHRHTAFLLEDGTVYTCGCNDLGQLGHEKSRKKPEQVVALDAQIIVAVSCGESHTLALNDKGQVFSWGRGSDGQLGLNNFEECVRVPRNIKSLSDVQIAQVACGHWHSHALSRGGQVFSWGQNRYGQLGLGMNGQSISTPQIIQSLQGIPFAQISAGGAHSFALTLSGAVFGWGRNKFGQLGLNDSNDRSFPALLKSLRSQRVIYISCGEDHTAVLTKLRGVFTFGAGGYGQLGHNSTNHEINPRKVFELMGNVVTQISCGRQHTLAFTPSSGKMYSFGLGGNGQLGTRSTCNRKSPAPVKSPFIDCNTPTDTDLEQGCCVKRIYAGGDQSFAHYYTANTLQNTDDVRIQDSHRKICTLNENIIQKWLNHSPGRLPQEMSNEIDLVFSSASCLNGSFLSSSHPDHYSTSSKCSGVDMNMARLLFHRVVQQDHPEMAQQIAASLEKNLLPRLSNSPPDIEALRLYLTLPECPLFSERHNYVTITIPFAKSLISLKEAPLKVLGNWWSAFEPRVFQRLVELYKEVVVYLLQMHKVGIPAVEQRIFTCFLDTSLRLLELLHMVSERAGHIIQYDKFYIHELDDLIDIRNDYVTWIQRQMYPLVRPLLPQFTLLHSSTVGRLDEPLFMPLCPQGHDGVVTLCRYPFVFDAQAKTTLLQTDAVIQMQMAVDQAQMQNFSSMFLPAVESVNPCLILIVRRENIVGDTMEVLRKSKNVDYKKPLKVIFVGEEAVDAGGVRKEFFLLIMKELLDPKYGMFRYYEESRLIWFSNKTFEDIDLFNLIGVICGLAIYNLTIVELHFPVALYKKLLKRKPTLDDLKELMPDVGRSLQELLDYTEDDLEEIFCLNFTITEENYGATEVLELIPNGEDINVNKSNRQEFVNAYVDYVFNTSVAPLFECFYAGFHKVCGGKVLELFQPNELQAMVIGNTTYDWMELQKSTEYKGEYWADHPTIKLFWEVFHDLPLEKKKQFLLFLTGSDRIPILGMKSLKLVIQPTGGGEHYLPVAHTCFNLLDLPKYTSLETLREKLIQAIDHNQGFNLA; from the exons ATGTTGTGCTGGGGAAATGCTTCCTACGGACAGTTAGGCTTGGGTGGGATTGATGAAGAGATTGTGGTTGAACCACGAAAATGTGGATTCTTCCACGGGAAGAAAGTGTGTGATGTGGGGTgtggccacagacacacagccttTCTGCTGGAGGATGGGACAGTGTACACCTGTGGCTGCAATGATCTAGGGCAGCTGGGACATGAGAAGTCCAGAAAGAAACCAG aACAGGTTGTGGCTCTGGATGCACAGATCATTGTGGCAGTGTCATGCGGGGAGTCCCACACACTCGCCCTGAATGACAAGGGGCAGGTTTTCTCATGGGGTCGGGGCTCAGATGGACAACTGGGCCTAAATAACTTTGAAGAATGTGTTCGTGTGCCTCG aaacatcaagaGTTTGTCAGATGTACAAATTGCTCAGGTAGCCTGTGGTCACTGGCATTCCCATGCACTTTCAAGAG GAGGCCAGGTCTTCTCCTGGGGCCAGAATCGATATGGACAGCTCGGCCTGGGCATGAACGGACAGAGCATTTCCACGCCCCAAATCATTCAGTCTCTGCAGGGTATTCCTTTTGCCCAGATATCGGCGGGTGGTGCTCACAGCTTCGCCCTCACTCTCTCAGGAGCCGTGTTTGGTTGGGGGCGCAACAAGTTTGGTCAGCTGGGTCTTAATGACAGCAATG ATCGGTCTTTCCCAGCCCTGCTGAAGTCCCTTAGGTCGCAGAGAGTGATTTACATCTCCTGTGGAGAGGATCACACAGCTGTACTGACCAAGTTAA GGGGTGTGTTTACATTCGGAGCAGGAGGATACGGACAGCTCGGTCACAACTCGACAAACCATGAAATCAACCCGAGGAAAGTGTTTGAgctcatgggaaatgtagtcacCCAGATTTCATGTGGAAG GCAGCACACGTTGGCCTTCACGCCCTCCTCTGGAAAGATGTACTCGTTTGGGCTCGGTGGTAACGGGCAGCTTGGTACTCGCTCCACTTGCAACAGAAAAAGCCCCGCCCCTGTCAAAAGCCCCTTCATAGACTGCAATACTCCAACAGATACAG ACTTGGAGCAGGGCTGTTGTGTCAAGAGGATTTACGCCGGAGGAGACCAGAGCTTTGCTCACTATTACACTGCCAAT ACGCTCCAGAACACAGATGATGTGAGGATACAAGATTCCCACAGAAAGATTTGCACCTTAAATGAGAACATCATACAGAAATGGTTGAATCACTCACCGGGACGACTCCCACAAGAAATGTCCAA TGAGATTGACCTCGTGTTCTCTTCAGCAAGCTGCCTCAACGGATCTTTTCTGTCATCGAG TCACCCCGATCACTACAGTACCAGCAGCAAATGTTCAGGGGTGGATATGAACATGGCTCGCCTGCTGTTTCACAGAGTGGTCCAACAAGATCACCCTGAGATGGCTCAGCAG ATTGCTGCCAGCCTGGAGAAGAACCTGCTTCCCAGACTAAGTAACTCTCCTCCGGACATTGAAGCGCTGAGACTCTACCTCACTCTCCCAGAATGCCCTCTCTTCAGCGAACGACACAATTATGTGACGATCACCATCCCATTCGCCAAATCGCTCATCAGCCTTAAAGAGGCTCCGCTGAAGGTGCTAG GAAACTGGTGGTCTGCGTTTGAGCCCAGAGTCTTCCAGCGGCTGGTGGAGCTGTACAAGGAAGTGGTGGTGTATCTGCTTCAGATGCATAAGGTGGGCATCCCCGCAGTGGAGCAGAGGATTTTCACCTGCTTCCTGGACACGTCCCTCCGACTCCTGGAGCTCTTGCACATG GTGAGCGAGAGAGCGGGACACATCATTCAGTATGATAAATTCTACATCCATGAGTTGGATGACCTGATAGACATCAGAAATGACTACGTCACGTGGATTCAGAGGCAGATGTATCCGCTGGTGAGGCCGCTGCTCCCACAATTCACTTTGTTACATTCGTCTACGGTCGGGCGTCTGGATGAACCATTGTTTATGCCTCTGTGTCCTCAGGGTCATGATGGTGTGGTGACTCTGTGCAGGTATCCCTTTGTGTTTGATGCCCAAGCGAAGACAACGCTGCTTCAGACTGATGCTGTCATACAGATGCAG ATGGCTGTGGACCAGGCACAGATGCAGAACTTCAGCTCCATGTTCCTGCCCGCAGTGGAGTCGGTCAACCCGTGCCTCATCCTCATCGTTCGGAGGGAAAATATTGTTGGAGACACGATGGAAGTCCTCAGGAAGTCGAAGAATGTTGACTACAAGAAACCTCTCAAG gtgATTTTCGTAGGAGAGGAGGCCGTCGACGCAGGAGGCGTGAGGAAGGAGTTCTTCCTCCTGATCATGAAAGAGCTGCTGGATCCAAAATACGGGATGTTTCGTTACTACGAGGAGTCCAGGCTCATCTGGTTTTCAAACAAG ACCTTCGAGGACATTGACTTGTTCAACCTCATCGGGGTCATCTGCGGTCTGGCCATCTACAACCTCACTATCGTGGAGCTCCACTTCCCCGTGGCCCTTTACAAGAAGCTTCTGAAGAGGAAGCCAACGCTAGATGACCTTAAAGAGCTAATGCCAGATGTGGGAAG GAGTCTGCAGGAGTTACTGGACTACACGGAAGATGACCTTGAGGAGATCTTCTGCTTGAACTTCACA ATCACAGAGGAGAACTATGGTGCCACAGAGGTCTTGGAACTAATACCTAATGGTGAAGACATCAATGTCAACAAATCAAACAG GCAGGAATTTGTCAATGCATATGTAGACTATGTTTTCAACACATCAGTGGCCCCGCTGTTTGAGTGCTTCTATGCAGGCTTCCACAAGGTGTGCGGTGGAAAAGTTCTTGAGCTGTTCCAGCCAAATGAACTGCAAGCCATGGTCATTGGCAACACCACCTACGACTGGATGGAGCTCCAAAAG AGTACTGAATACAAAGGGGAGTACTGGGCTGACCATCCCACCATCAAGCTCTTCTGGGAGGTGTTCCACGATCTTCCTTTAGAGAAGAAAAAGCAGTTTCTGT TGTTCCTCACAGGAAGCGACCGCATACCCATCTTGGGCATGAAAAGCCTGAAGCTGGTGATCCAGCCCACCGGTGGAGGGGAGCATTACTTACCTGTTGCTCACACCTGCTTCAACCTGCTGGACCTGCCCAAGTACACAAGTCTAGAAACACTCCGTGAGAAGCTTATACAGGCCATAGATCACAATCAAGGCTTTAATCTcgcctga